Proteins from a genomic interval of Triplophysa dalaica isolate WHDGS20190420 chromosome 21, ASM1584641v1, whole genome shotgun sequence:
- the gadd45ba gene encoding growth arrest and DNA-damage-inducible, beta a, translated as MTLEELVGSNITDKKMDSVSKALEELLVAAQRQDCLTVGVYESAKLMNVDPDCVVLCVLATDEEDHDDIALQIHFTLIQAFCCDNDINILRVSGLRRLAQVLGEPTNEDNSEPRDFHCLLVTNAQCQPLKCQALKDVGNYCQESRCKNQWIPYLSLQEP; from the exons ATGACTCTGGAAGAACTCGTCGGATCCAACATTACTGATAAAAA AATGGACAGTGTAAGCAAAGCATTAGAAGAGCTGCTGGTTGCAGCCCAGAGACAAGACTGTCTGACAGTCGGAGTTTATGAATCTGCAAAACTCATGAATGT AGATCCAGACTGTGTGGTGCTCTGCGTTCTGGCAACCGATGAAGAAGATCACGATGATATCGCGCTGCAGATTCACTTTACGCTCATCCAGGCTTTCTGCTGCGATAACGACATCAACATCCTGCGCGTGTCCGGTCTGAGGCGCCTCGCGCAGGTGCTCGGCGAGCCAACCAACGAAGACAACAGCGAGCCGAGAGATTTCCACTGCCTCCTAGTCACT AACGCTCAATGCCAACCACTGAAGTGCCAGGCGCTAAAGGACGTGGGAAACTACTGCCAAGAGAGCCGCTGCAAAAACCAATGGATTCCTTATCTGTCCCTGCAAGAACCCTGA